One Alicyclobacillus acidoterrestris DNA window includes the following coding sequences:
- a CDS encoding DUF979 domain-containing protein, producing MVISTEAVYIFIGIITLCGSIYTFFDKKNPRRISSALFYFLYAVTLMCAKVIPPFYIGLIVLAIVVLAGLNRVQKGDYGEAPREERENNRKRLGGWLFLPALLIPLLTVAGVEGVGSHKLAGRFIFDQSNVTMVSLAVGTAIALIVAWLMTKSSPLTSVKESRRLLESIGWAAVLPQMLAMLGTIFNSAGVGTAVSSAVDHIIPANSLFWAVFAYCVGMALFTMIMGNAFAAFPVMTAGIAIPLIIQHFGVNADRVAAIGMFAGYCGTLMTPMAANFNIVPAALLDLKSKYHVIRAQVPTAILLLAVNIVIMYLVAR from the coding sequence TTGGTGATCTCAACTGAAGCGGTTTATATTTTTATCGGAATTATCACACTGTGCGGAAGTATCTATACATTCTTTGACAAGAAGAATCCTCGCCGGATTTCGTCCGCGCTGTTCTATTTTCTCTACGCTGTCACCTTGATGTGCGCAAAAGTGATTCCGCCGTTTTACATCGGCCTGATTGTCCTCGCGATTGTCGTACTCGCTGGACTCAATCGAGTGCAGAAAGGCGACTACGGTGAAGCGCCGCGGGAAGAGCGCGAGAACAATCGGAAACGCTTAGGCGGATGGTTGTTCTTGCCTGCACTGTTGATTCCGTTGCTCACGGTGGCAGGTGTTGAAGGGGTCGGCAGCCACAAACTGGCTGGGCGCTTCATCTTTGACCAGTCAAATGTCACCATGGTCTCGCTGGCGGTGGGAACCGCCATAGCACTGATTGTCGCTTGGCTGATGACCAAATCTTCCCCGTTAACCTCTGTGAAAGAGTCGAGGCGGTTGCTGGAGTCGATTGGCTGGGCGGCCGTGTTGCCACAGATGCTCGCGATGCTCGGGACGATTTTTAACAGTGCCGGTGTCGGTACAGCGGTATCGAGTGCGGTAGATCACATTATTCCCGCCAACTCGCTTTTCTGGGCAGTGTTTGCCTACTGTGTCGGAATGGCTTTGTTTACCATGATTATGGGCAACGCGTTTGCCGCATTTCCTGTCATGACCGCAGGGATTGCCATTCCACTCATCATTCAGCACTTCGGTGTGAACGCGGATAGGGTCGCAGCCATCGGTATGTTTGCCGGCTATTGTGGTACGTTGATGACGCCTATGGCGGCAAACTTCAACATTGTACCCGCGGCGCTATTGGATTTAAAAAGCAAGTACCACGTCATTCGGGCACAGGTTCCGACAGCGATTCTCTTGTTGGCTGTGAACATCGTCATCATGTACCTCGTGGCACGATGA
- a CDS encoding DUF969 domain-containing protein has product MVLIGVAVVIVGFLIRLNPLLVVIVAGLVTGLIAHQSLYSIITQFGEAFETNRYMAIFIATLPVIGLLERHGLREQAERLIGKIRAATTGRILMLYLLLREVTAALGITSIGGAAQTVRPLIAPMAEGAVEAKYGSIPEDTQQEVRAHAAAVDNIGVFFGEDIFIAVGAVLLMKGFFDQNHIKSTPIDMGLWAIPTAAAALVIHCIRLYLLDRRIKRRMTAASTSTTSTEEGANLGDLN; this is encoded by the coding sequence GTGGTTTTAATAGGTGTCGCAGTTGTCATCGTCGGGTTTCTCATTCGGTTAAACCCCTTGTTGGTCGTTATCGTTGCTGGTTTGGTCACGGGACTTATCGCGCATCAATCTTTATACAGTATCATCACACAATTCGGAGAAGCATTTGAGACCAACCGCTATATGGCCATTTTTATCGCGACGCTGCCTGTGATTGGTCTGCTCGAAAGGCACGGCCTCCGCGAACAGGCCGAGCGGCTGATTGGCAAAATCCGCGCGGCCACGACGGGTCGCATTCTGATGTTGTATCTGCTGTTGCGGGAAGTGACTGCTGCACTAGGCATCACGTCTATCGGCGGCGCGGCACAGACGGTTCGCCCGCTGATTGCACCGATGGCCGAAGGGGCTGTGGAAGCAAAGTACGGATCGATACCGGAAGATACGCAGCAGGAGGTTCGCGCGCATGCCGCCGCGGTCGATAATATCGGCGTATTCTTCGGAGAAGACATCTTTATCGCTGTTGGTGCGGTGTTGTTAATGAAAGGATTTTTTGATCAGAACCACATCAAGTCGACGCCGATTGATATGGGACTGTGGGCCATTCCGACGGCTGCAGCAGCGCTTGTGATTCATTGTATTCGGTTGTATTTGCTGGATAGGCGAATCAAACGGCGCATGACAGCGGCGAGTACATCTACGACAAGCACAGAGGAGGGCGCGAACCTTGGTGATCTCAACTGA
- a CDS encoding IclR family transcriptional regulator, with product MEGGFSISQNHTVVKSLEVLNLFLKEAHLNLNQMTDRLRQPKTSVYRMVRSLEEVGFLTRDEDGKYRLGLMLLQFGQLVSERLDVRRLALPVMERLRDDTDEAVNLIVRDGYEAVYIEKVNTMHPVRVYNERPGLRVPLYAGACPRILLTYMEKEEQEQYLLDVQLHAVGHATITDVGELRRVLDEAKERGYTISHSELLDGTSAVAAPIFNHRGEIVAGISVVGLTSRFTPEVIPDFIEKVKQAAEICSTQLGFQHQKQV from the coding sequence ATGGAAGGGGGGTTCTCAATTAGCCAAAATCACACTGTTGTAAAATCTCTTGAAGTTCTCAATTTATTTCTGAAGGAAGCTCACTTGAACCTGAACCAGATGACGGATAGGCTCAGGCAACCTAAGACCTCCGTCTATCGAATGGTTCGGTCGTTAGAAGAAGTAGGTTTTCTGACGAGGGACGAAGATGGAAAGTATCGTCTTGGTTTGATGCTGTTGCAGTTTGGGCAGTTGGTAAGCGAGCGCTTGGATGTCCGACGATTGGCCTTGCCTGTCATGGAGCGCTTGCGCGATGACACAGACGAAGCCGTGAATTTGATTGTTCGCGATGGGTACGAGGCGGTTTATATCGAAAAGGTCAATACGATGCATCCAGTCCGCGTTTACAATGAGCGCCCAGGACTTCGAGTTCCGCTCTATGCAGGTGCTTGTCCGCGCATTTTGTTGACGTATATGGAGAAGGAAGAACAGGAGCAGTACTTGCTTGATGTCCAACTTCACGCAGTCGGCCATGCCACCATCACCGATGTCGGCGAGTTGCGAAGGGTGCTTGATGAAGCAAAGGAACGGGGATACACCATTAGTCATTCTGAGCTCTTGGATGGGACCTCCGCTGTCGCTGCGCCGATATTCAATCACCGCGGTGAAATTGTGGCGGGAATCAGTGTGGTAGGTCTGACATCGCGGTTCACTCCTGAAGTGATTCCAGACTTTATCGAAAAAGTGAAACAGGCAGCAGAGATTTGCTCAACACAACTTGGATTCCAACATCAGAAACAAGTCTAG
- a CDS encoding M14 family metallopeptidase, translating into MQELWSTDGIFVGAHNRRVPARLCRRVTVPSKRTLWETAAMIEVASRIGFHLVELEHPAFDALFIFDELDTANPDSKDDRSQTGVQLVIGSDAAWLKQVLGEKAEPIVQSLQTGPPHRGAIYRYQDQGMTMLVITGTTPECVLHAARYLVTDGFGDGIQCPQALTLVSPNTPSVQGSGKQGLFPDAKSDLSLHTLFTKQGLYRTLPGQLHPELNVLFDVVRSDFEETVAAVELACRLALSAGSICFPMTRCLEPEQSLETDLIISVAQIADGPQQSVQLAPGSCAPTLKIAARKGHLIPLVRKMMDGWFDEVDVIEADTWRQRFAMLQSESQDIRERAQLAMRLYQVMARHEVSEIVLPVQLGQPLAMWERFLQLRRGPKGRDVVRVEERAPVWSTDWRAAGELAEIASYIEAFFAGVAKEDMPESAAIEVTTTVSATSFATWSVDLQSTLQKQFGVRVSFVYRNANKSGLHWLMHEVLPELKNCTGVHRVELAARAFRPEAAHIDRAYRFLQELYPGDAIVSSELGIALEQVQLCLNDSAHAPMFQVIAYAIDGRPIGEWAWEGWARSAVYMPERSELGHVLVPSAGCRIFRGAQVRQAADAWDSRQFDTSAFQFWQWYQGVVQQVEHREDLHPDAPKFMQLQCDVWMDAEDEKIPYLEEVNSCLEALHEDIYFYTLHAFSEYGRQIGDVTWDAPGGILPFMHAQMGIEPHATVQLYAFPTRAEVQCTIDKSPQTIFPFGRGTFAGARVLGITWSEAGQSFVFEGPMDESVERACHMWLNAETGARTALVNEDNPAVVAYPKSIHRDIFVNRDVRRWLERHQETILGRALCLDYSFQGEPIWFVELYDVRNRMAISSLLKHALYKPTLFINARHHANEVSSTNAALQLIQSLSQERTLLERVNLVVVPLENADGANLHERMADEHPTWKLHAARYNACGLEFQDYRFRADTIFGESRVYEKIWNRWTPDVAIDDHGIPSHEWIQPFSGYSSPPRFPVSYWIPSARMYTIWREPGTQRDVHWSAYQSLREHVTARLDADAEVARDNGMWLNTYQRWGNHFDPAYFPVELSNGSIAHTWKTRIRETSNVLAERFPEFITADIITEVNDETVHGAELAQCAHAHLVVNEAVVDWLASVATKVEVQCVPLSGDRFRLNMTRIRPVCQ; encoded by the coding sequence ATGCAGGAACTTTGGAGTACGGACGGGATTTTTGTAGGAGCGCACAATCGACGCGTGCCAGCGCGCCTATGCAGGCGAGTGACCGTTCCGTCCAAGCGTACACTGTGGGAGACTGCAGCTATGATTGAGGTGGCGTCACGAATCGGATTTCATCTCGTCGAACTCGAGCATCCGGCTTTTGACGCTCTATTTATCTTTGACGAACTCGACACAGCGAATCCCGATTCGAAAGATGATAGGTCTCAAACAGGTGTTCAACTCGTTATCGGAAGTGATGCGGCCTGGCTCAAACAGGTGCTTGGGGAGAAGGCAGAACCCATTGTTCAGTCTTTGCAGACGGGGCCGCCGCACCGCGGTGCGATTTATCGATATCAGGACCAAGGAATGACGATGCTCGTCATCACAGGGACGACGCCTGAGTGCGTCCTGCACGCCGCACGTTACTTGGTCACAGACGGATTTGGTGACGGGATTCAGTGTCCTCAAGCCCTCACGCTCGTCTCTCCGAACACTCCCTCTGTACAGGGTTCCGGGAAGCAAGGTCTGTTTCCGGACGCTAAAAGCGATTTATCCCTCCATACGCTGTTTACGAAGCAAGGGCTTTATCGCACGCTACCAGGACAGTTGCATCCTGAGCTCAATGTCCTATTTGACGTCGTCCGTTCGGATTTTGAAGAGACGGTGGCTGCGGTCGAACTCGCTTGCCGCTTGGCGCTGTCAGCAGGAAGTATCTGCTTTCCGATGACGCGCTGTCTGGAGCCGGAGCAATCCCTGGAGACCGATTTGATCATTTCAGTTGCTCAGATAGCGGACGGGCCGCAGCAATCCGTGCAATTGGCGCCGGGTTCATGCGCTCCCACGCTTAAAATCGCCGCACGCAAAGGACACTTGATTCCACTTGTGCGGAAAATGATGGATGGATGGTTTGATGAAGTGGACGTGATTGAAGCGGACACGTGGCGTCAGCGGTTTGCCATGTTGCAAAGCGAAAGTCAGGATATTCGCGAGCGGGCACAACTGGCGATGCGCTTGTACCAGGTGATGGCACGTCACGAGGTGAGCGAGATTGTACTCCCTGTCCAACTCGGTCAGCCACTCGCGATGTGGGAGCGATTTTTGCAGTTGCGTCGAGGGCCCAAGGGCCGCGATGTCGTGCGCGTCGAAGAAAGGGCGCCCGTGTGGTCCACAGATTGGCGAGCGGCTGGCGAACTCGCGGAAATCGCATCGTATATCGAGGCGTTTTTTGCAGGTGTTGCCAAGGAAGATATGCCTGAATCGGCGGCGATTGAAGTGACGACGACCGTGAGTGCCACCTCGTTTGCCACATGGTCCGTTGACCTGCAGTCGACGTTGCAGAAGCAGTTCGGCGTGCGAGTGTCGTTCGTCTACCGCAACGCCAACAAGTCTGGATTGCATTGGCTCATGCACGAAGTCCTGCCAGAACTGAAAAACTGCACAGGGGTGCACCGGGTGGAGCTTGCAGCCAGGGCGTTTCGTCCTGAGGCTGCCCATATCGATCGCGCTTATCGCTTCCTCCAGGAACTATATCCGGGGGATGCGATTGTCTCGTCCGAATTGGGGATTGCCCTGGAGCAAGTTCAATTGTGCCTGAACGACAGCGCTCATGCCCCTATGTTTCAAGTGATTGCCTACGCAATCGACGGTCGACCCATTGGCGAGTGGGCGTGGGAAGGCTGGGCTAGGAGCGCGGTTTATATGCCGGAGAGGTCGGAGCTTGGGCACGTGCTCGTCCCTTCGGCAGGCTGTCGAATTTTTCGCGGGGCGCAGGTGCGACAAGCGGCGGACGCTTGGGATTCCCGCCAATTTGACACGAGTGCGTTCCAGTTTTGGCAGTGGTATCAAGGTGTTGTACAACAAGTGGAGCACCGGGAAGACTTACATCCAGATGCTCCGAAGTTCATGCAGTTGCAGTGTGACGTATGGATGGATGCGGAGGATGAGAAGATTCCGTATCTGGAGGAAGTCAATTCCTGTCTCGAGGCGCTGCATGAGGATATTTACTTTTACACACTCCACGCCTTCTCCGAATATGGCCGGCAGATAGGGGATGTGACGTGGGATGCGCCAGGCGGGATTCTGCCGTTTATGCACGCGCAAATGGGCATTGAGCCACACGCGACGGTTCAATTGTACGCGTTTCCCACGCGTGCTGAAGTCCAGTGTACGATAGATAAATCTCCCCAGACCATCTTTCCCTTTGGGCGTGGAACGTTTGCTGGCGCACGCGTATTGGGCATCACATGGTCTGAGGCCGGGCAATCGTTTGTCTTTGAGGGGCCGATGGATGAGTCGGTGGAGCGCGCGTGTCACATGTGGCTCAATGCAGAAACAGGCGCCCGCACTGCCCTTGTCAACGAGGACAATCCGGCAGTCGTGGCCTATCCGAAATCAATTCATCGCGACATCTTCGTCAATCGCGATGTCAGGCGATGGCTCGAACGTCATCAAGAGACGATTTTGGGGCGCGCGTTGTGCCTGGATTATTCGTTTCAAGGTGAACCCATTTGGTTTGTGGAACTGTATGACGTGAGGAATCGAATGGCGATTTCTTCCCTACTAAAGCATGCGTTGTACAAACCGACGCTTTTCATCAACGCGAGGCATCACGCCAATGAGGTATCGAGCACCAATGCTGCCTTGCAACTCATTCAATCGTTGTCCCAGGAGCGCACGTTGCTCGAACGCGTCAATTTGGTCGTCGTGCCGCTGGAAAACGCCGACGGCGCGAACTTGCATGAGCGCATGGCAGACGAGCATCCGACATGGAAGCTGCACGCCGCGAGGTACAATGCGTGCGGACTCGAGTTTCAGGACTATCGCTTTCGAGCCGATACGATATTCGGCGAAAGTCGTGTGTATGAGAAAATTTGGAATCGGTGGACGCCGGATGTCGCCATTGACGATCACGGCATTCCATCCCACGAATGGATTCAACCATTTAGTGGGTATAGCAGTCCACCGCGGTTTCCCGTCTCGTATTGGATTCCGAGTGCCCGCATGTACACGATTTGGCGTGAGCCGGGTACGCAGCGCGATGTACATTGGAGCGCCTATCAGTCACTTCGCGAACATGTAACCGCCCGGTTGGATGCAGATGCGGAAGTAGCGCGCGACAATGGGATGTGGTTAAACACGTATCAGCGATGGGGGAACCATTTTGACCCAGCGTATTTTCCGGTGGAGTTGTCCAACGGGAGTATTGCGCATACCTGGAAGACCCGCATTCGCGAAACATCGAATGTCCTGGCGGAGCGGTTTCCGGAATTCATCACGGCCGATATCATCACCGAAGTCAACGATGAGACGGTTCATGGGGCCGAGTTGGCTCAGTGTGCGCACGCGCATCTCGTCGTCAATGAAGCGGTCGTGGACTGGTTGGCATCTGTTGCGACGAAGGTTGAGGTGCAATGTGTGCCGCTTTCCGGTGACAGATTCCGTTTAAACATGACAAGAATTCGCCCAGTTTGTCAATAA
- a CDS encoding IclR family transcriptional regulator has translation MPLSMARDTSSLNSVHNALRILKCFSIAEPEHRVSALARKLELNKSTVSRLLTTLENEGFVVKDPISRAYRLGLPVLSLASTYQSCHEVLREAHPLLKNLVNRVEETVQLVLLDHVDVFYLEVVECNHPIRFISRVGTRCKAYCTSSGKVLLSGQDSTVIDEVINAGLKRWTKNTITDPQLFRIELENVRRQGYALSQEERHEGVVAAAAPIYDAEGNVAAALNIVGPRYRMAQKGLLYFANQAIHAAKEISHHVFVTRP, from the coding sequence GTGCCTTTATCCATGGCGCGCGATACTTCGTCGTTGAATTCTGTCCATAACGCACTTCGAATTCTGAAGTGCTTTTCGATTGCCGAACCAGAGCATCGCGTATCCGCATTGGCCCGAAAACTAGAATTGAACAAAAGTACGGTCAGTCGCCTGTTGACGACGCTGGAAAATGAAGGATTCGTCGTAAAAGACCCGATATCCCGAGCATACCGGCTTGGACTTCCCGTACTGTCGCTTGCGAGCACCTACCAAAGTTGTCACGAAGTACTCCGCGAAGCGCATCCTCTCCTGAAAAACCTGGTCAATCGCGTCGAGGAGACGGTCCAGTTAGTCCTGCTCGATCACGTCGACGTGTTTTACCTAGAAGTCGTCGAGTGCAACCATCCCATTCGCTTCATTTCCCGTGTCGGGACACGTTGCAAGGCTTATTGCACGAGTTCCGGAAAAGTTCTTTTGTCCGGTCAAGACTCTACCGTCATCGACGAAGTAATCAACGCCGGACTGAAACGATGGACAAAAAACACCATCACGGACCCACAGTTGTTCCGGATAGAACTCGAGAACGTGCGCAGGCAAGGATACGCGCTAAGCCAGGAGGAACGACACGAAGGCGTCGTCGCTGCGGCTGCACCCATTTACGACGCCGAAGGCAACGTTGCAGCTGCGCTGAACATCGTCGGTCCTCGTTACCGCATGGCACAAAAAGGGCTACTCTACTTTGCCAACCAAGCCATCCACGCCGCTAAAGAGATTTCTCACCA